One Hemibagrus wyckioides isolate EC202008001 linkage group LG07, SWU_Hwy_1.0, whole genome shotgun sequence DNA segment encodes these proteins:
- the garem gene encoding GRB2-associated and regulator of MAPK protein 1 → MDLGSMLYNSLKDVTWSTTTLPLDRLVSAYRLPQIVKLDSGESVEGLRENDYLLIHSCRQWTTITAHSLEEGHYVIGPKIEIPVHYEGQFKLLEQDRDIKEPVQYFNSVEEVAKAFPERVYVMEEITFNVKMASGECNEDTEVYNITLNTGDELTLMGQAEILYAKTPREKSRLNTIFRRIGKLNSIARPGRGKMPCLICMNHRTNESVSLPFQCRGRFSTCSPLELQMQEGEHSIRAIVEKTRLPVNVTVPACPPRNPHDLHPIREGHRYKLVNVRTKTVVVCCVLRPNAVLPVHFPLHVTTTMPRLLLPEGLLHGEAWLESVVHRWFAYCQEQFDIDNYSRAVRDVRADWPEDTKSPKKGTSGTGCAVGTGNGGGVGTNGCPAHLPSSLSSARDELTQSFHRLSVCVYGNNLHGNSEVNLQGCVSLYGEFVPPEAPDVDYPFPELLDSSSAPCKVDLPYEELWLDHTQASSPVHEHNEAVRGNVSVSSCLPSLPYPTVVSTSAAFLSADISLPPPPVPPKSEAVKEECRLLNAPPIPPRSSKQTALSSGSIPVPKPPTKPRQPDTRSPSPTLSYYSSGLHNIGGENESPKEMEEQNHACYPCNWIRTDGNKSTKPPPCLSPSTDTALSRLSWPNDFCGPDFHKTEDFSSVHCRSYSSYPRKRTPGTPKTCSSGLFDFDRGGRSTATTKAQQPTQFCTKSTSYTLEMYRDKPIEECDTKQSRSCPILPPRTPKPSDAKKDNECASANVAGVDTTHQVDRVNPGTAMSCPSAKGLQWQPPNNLSGLSIEEVSKSLRFIGMSEDVVGLFVREKIDGNLLLQLTEEILSEDFKLSKLQVKKLMQFIGGWRPKM, encoded by the exons ATGGACCTCGGCTCTATGCTCTACAACAGTTTAAAAGATGTAACATGGAGCACGACTACTCTGCCTCTGGACCGACTGGTGAGCGCCTACAGACTGCCCCAGATTGTGAAACTGGACAGCG GGGAATCGGTGGAAGGGCTAAGAGAAAACGACTACCTCTTGATTCATTCGTGTCGGCAGTGGACTACGATCACCGCCCATAGCCTGGAGGAGGGCCATTATGTCATTGGGCCGAAAATCGAGATCCCGGTCCATTATGAGG GTCAATTCAAACTGTTGGAGCAGGACCGGGATATTAAAGAGCCGGTGCAGTACTTCAATAGTGTGGAGGAAGTGGCCAAAGCTTTTCCTGAACGAGTTTATGTCATGGAGGAAATAACATTCAATGTTAAG ATGGCATCAGGAGAATGCAACGAGGACACAGAGGTGTACAACATCACCCTGAACACGGGCGACGAGTTAACGCTTATGGGCCAAGCGGAGATCCTGTATGCAAAAACTCCAAGAGAGAAATCACGCCTCAACACCATCTTCAGGCGCATCGGCAAGCTTAACTCGATAGCTCGTCCCGGGCGGGGGAAGATGCCGTGCCTGATCTGTATGAACCACCGCACTAACGAGAGCGTGAGCCTGCCATTTCAGTGCCGTGGCCGCTTCAGCACATGCTCGCCGCTGGAGCTGCAGATGCAAGAAGGTGAGCACAGCATCCGTGCCATAGTGGAGAAGACACGGCTGCCGGTCAATGTGACCGTGCCCGCGTGTCCACCACGCAACCCGCACGACCTGCACCCGATCCGAGAGGGTCACCGCTACAAGCTTGTTAATGTGCGTACCAAGACGGTGGTGGTGTGCTGTGTACTCCGCCCAAACGCTGTGCTGCCAGTCCACTTTCCCTTGCATGTTACCACGACGATGCCTCGCTTGCTGCTACCTGAAGGCCTGCTGCATGGCGAGGCGTGGCTGGAAAGTGTAGTTCATCGCTGGTTTGCATACTGCCAGGAACAGTTTGATATTGACAACTACTCGAGAGCAGTACGTGATGTAAGGGCCGACTGGCCCGAGGACACCAAGAGTCCAAAGAAGGGCACCAGTGGAACAGGATGCGCAGTCGGGACTGGAAATGGGGGTGGAGTTGGTACCAATGGCTGCCCTGCCCACTTGCCAAGCTCGCTTAGCTCAGCCCGGGACGAGCTCACACAGTCATTCCACCGACTGTCCGTCTGTGTCTATGGGAACAATCTGCATGGCAACAGCGAGGTGAACCTACAGGGCTGCGTTAGCCTGTATGGGGAGTTTGTGCCTCCAGAAGCACCAGATGTGGATTATCCATTTCCAGAGCTGCTAGACAGTTCATCTGCTCCTTGCAAAGTGGATCTGCCATACGAGGAACTGTGGCTGGACCACACACAGGCGAGCAGTCCTGTACACGAGCATAACGAGGCCGTCCGAGGAAACGTTAGCGTCTCCAGCTGCCTGCCTAGCCTGCCATACCCCACTGTGGTCTCTACGAGTGCTGCCTTCCTCAGTGCTGATATCAGTCTACCTCCACCCCCTGTGCCTCCAAAATCTGAAGCT GTGAAGGAGGAGTGTCGGTTGTTAAATGCTCCTCCAATTCCTCCAAGGAGTTCCAAACAGACAGCCCTAAGCTCTGGCAGCATCCCTGTGCCAAAACCACCCACAAAGCCACGGCAGCCAGACACTCGTTCCCCGAGCCCAACGCTTTCCTACTACTCCTCTGGCCTTCACAACAT AGGAGGAGAGAATGAGTCCCCAAAAGAGATGGAGGAGCAGAACCATGCATGTTACCCATGCAACTGGATTCGAACAGATGGCAACAAAAGCACCAAGCCTCCCCCCTGCCTCAGTCCCTCCACTGACACCGCGCTCTCCCGTCTCTCCTGGCCAAATGATTTCTGTGGGCCTGATTTTCACAAAACCGAGGATTTCTCATCGGTACATTGCCGTAGTTACTCCAGCTACCCGAGGAAAAGGACCCCTGGCACCCCTAAGACTTGTTCCTCTGGCCTCTTTGACTTTGACAGAGGAGGGAGGAGCACCGCAACCACAAAGGCCCAACAACCCACCCAGTTTTGTACTAAATCGACAAGTTATACCCTGGAAATGTACAGAGACAAACCTATTGAGGAATGTGACACTAAACAAAGCAGATCCTGCCCTATATTGCCACCAAGAACCCCAAAACCAAGCGACGCAAAGAAGGACAATGAATGTGCATCCGCAAATGTCGCAGGTGTGGACACTACACATCAGGTGGACAGAGTAAACCCGGGAACTGCCATGTCCTGTCCTTCTGCTAAAGGGCTACAATGGCAGCCACCAAACAACCTCTCAGGCCTTTCCATTGAAGAGGTGTCCAAGTCACTACGTTTCATTGGTATGTCAGAGGACGTGGTTGGGTTGTTTGTTCGAGAGAAAATTGATGGCAATTTGCTCTTGCAGCTAACAGAAGAGATTCTGTCAGAGGACTTTAAGTTAAGCAAACTACAGGTGAAAAAACTCATGCAGTTTATTGGTGGCTGGAGGCCCAAAATGTAA
- the ncf2 gene encoding neutrophil cytosol factor 2 translates to MSFVSTLRQWDEAVACVEKKDTVSALRIFLSIEEKTSKINFNIGCLHLNNNDLDAAEKAFDGSIGKDQHLAVAFFQRGITFYKKQRFEESLMDFQQAFKELRGNHLIDYKPLGMIYKLYACEVLHNTGLVYAQMGKWENAQEQLLAALKVRTESKFTHIDKALESILKQKLFSLVVIRPELMFKPNKHYVAELEKKDYLGKAKVISSVVPADNFSGFAPLQPHAEDVPAKPKPPEVLRALEGEPHTVLYEFIPETTEELAVLPGNIVFVLQRGTDNWASVIFNERRGLVPYNFLEPLDITMASKMVQVAPSISNEDIPAPPRRAAPNKPAGKAGQEATTTETKADDFSKCIVKVHFLFTISVCIAPGQPYKAVLQIISKKLKRPAATLTLSYFKPGSTEKVILEESEMEVMWTCVSNNRLTLWCSASEDKTVAPEKVVALYAYEAATPEDLEFAPGDVITILSKVNEEWLEGECNGKSGIFPSSFVVNQENDQ, encoded by the exons ATGTCCTTCGTGAGCACTCTGCGTCAGTGGGATGAAGCAGTGGCttgtgtggagaaaaaggaCACAGTCTCTGCTCTCAGGATATTCCTGAGCATTGAAGAGAAGACGTCAAAAATCAACTTCAACATCGGATGCCTTCATCTGAACAATAATGACCTGGATGCTGCTGAAAAG GCGTTTGACGGTAGCATTGGCAAAGACCAGCATCTGGCTGTTGCTTTTTTTCAGCGGGGAATTACGTTCTATAAAAAGCAAAG GTTTGAAGAGTCACTGATGGATTTCCAGCAAGCTTTTAAGGAGCTAAGAGGGAATCACCTAATAGACTACAAACCTCTTGGGATGATTTATAAACTTTATGCTTGTGAG GTGCTGCACAATACTGGACTTGTCTATGCGCAGATGGGGAAATGGGAGAATGCTCAAGAACAGCTGCTTGCAGCTCTTAAAGTCCGGACAGAATCCAAGTTCACCCACATCGATAAGGCTCTGGAGTCCATCCTG AAGCAGAAACTCTTTTCTCTGGTGGTGATTCGACCGGAGCTGATGTTCAAACCTAATAAGCACTATGTGGCCGAACTGGAGAAAAAGGACTATCTTGGAAAGGCCAAG GTTATATCTTCTGTGGTTCCTGCGGATAATTTCTCAGGTTTTGCTCCTCTTCAGCCTCAC GCTGAAGATGTGCCAGCTAAACCCAAGCCACCAGAAGTACTGAG AGCTCTTGAAGGTGAaccacacactgttctgtacgaGTTCATTCCCGAGACCACAGAAGAACTGGCCGTGTTACCAGGCAACATCGTATTCGTTCTTCAGAGGGGGACTGACAACTGGGCATCTGTTATTTTCAACGAAAGG AGAGGGTTGGTTCCCTACAATTTTCTGGAGCCACTGGACATTACAATGGCCTCCAAAATGGTGCAG GTTGCACCATCCATCAGCAATGAAGACATACCCGCTCCTCCAAGAAGAGCAGCACCCAATAAACCTGCGGGTAAAGCAGGTCAGGAGGCCACCACAACAGAG ACTAAAGCTGATGATTTCTCAAAATGCATTGTGAAAGTGCACTTCCTGTTCACCATATCCGTTTGCATTGCACCAGGACAACCATATAAAGCCGTCCTCCAGATTATCAGCAAAAAGCTCAAGCGACCTGCTGCTACACTCACTCTGAG CTATTTTAAGCCTGGATCTACTGAGAAAGTGATACTTGAGGAGTCAGAGATGGAGGTGATGTGGACCTGCGTGAGCAACAATCGCCTCACGCTGTGGTGTTCAGCCTCTGAG gATAAAACTGTAGCACCGGAAAAGGTCGTAGCTCTGTACGCTTACGAGGCAGCCACCCCTGAAGATCTGGAATTTGCTCCAGGAGACGTCATCACTATCTTGTctaaag TGAACGAAGAATGGCTCGAGGGCGAGTGCAACGGGAAGAGTGGCATCTTCCCATCATCTTTTGTTGTAAATCAAGAAAATGATCAGTAG